A region from the Citrobacter telavivensis genome encodes:
- the ghoS gene encoding type V toxin-antitoxin system endoribonuclease antitoxin GhoS, giving the protein MASGDITRYVVTITFHEDSLTEINELNNHLTRAGFLLTLTDDGGNVHELGTNTFGLISAQSLDEVKALAAGLAESALDRAPEVSVMTWEEWEHSGQ; this is encoded by the coding sequence ATGGCCAGTGGGGATATCACCCGATATGTTGTTACCATCACGTTCCACGAGGACTCCTTAACGGAAATAAATGAACTGAACAACCATCTCACCCGTGCCGGTTTTCTGCTCACTCTCACGGATGATGGCGGGAATGTGCACGAGCTGGGAACCAATACCTTTGGGTTGATTAGCGCCCAGAGTCTGGACGAGGTCAAAGCGCTGGCCGCAGGGCTGGCTGAAAGTGCGTTAGATAGAGCGCCGGAGGTCAGCGTGATGACCTGGGAAGAGTGGGAACACAGCGGACAATAA
- a CDS encoding phosphotransferase — MWQAISRLLSEQLGEGEIELRNELPGGEIHAAWHLRYAGRDFFVKCDERELLPGFTAEADQLELLSRSHTVTVPKVWAVGADRDYSFLVMDYLPPRPLDAHSAFILGQQLAYLHEWSDQPQFGLDFDNALSTTPQPNAWQRRWSTFFAEQRIGWQLELAAEKGIAFGNIDAIVEHVQQRLSSHQPQPSLLHGDLWSGNCALGPDGPYLFDPACYWGDRECDLAMLPLHTEQPPQIYDGYQSVSPLPLDFLDRQPVYQLYTLLNRARLFGGQHLVIAQKAMDRLLAA, encoded by the coding sequence ATGTGGCAGGCTATCAGTCGTCTTTTAAGCGAGCAACTCGGTGAAGGCGAAATCGAACTGCGTAACGAACTGCCTGGCGGAGAGATTCATGCCGCGTGGCATTTACGCTATGCGGGACGCGATTTCTTCGTTAAATGTGATGAACGGGAACTGCTTCCGGGCTTTACGGCAGAAGCCGATCAATTAGAACTGTTATCACGCAGCCATACGGTGACGGTCCCCAAAGTGTGGGCGGTAGGTGCGGATCGTGATTACAGCTTTCTGGTGATGGATTATCTCCCTCCCCGTCCGCTGGACGCGCATAGTGCGTTTATTCTGGGGCAACAACTTGCCTATCTGCATGAATGGAGCGATCAGCCGCAGTTTGGGCTGGATTTCGATAACGCGCTTTCGACCACTCCGCAACCCAATGCCTGGCAACGCCGCTGGTCAACCTTCTTTGCCGAACAGCGCATTGGCTGGCAACTTGAACTGGCGGCGGAAAAAGGCATCGCCTTTGGTAATATCGACGCCATTGTCGAACATGTGCAACAGCGTCTCTCCTCTCACCAGCCGCAGCCCTCTTTGCTGCACGGCGATTTGTGGTCGGGAAACTGTGCACTGGGGCCAGACGGTCCGTATCTGTTTGATCCGGCCTGTTACTGGGGAGACAGAGAGTGCGATCTGGCAATGTTGCCGTTGCATACCGAACAGCCGCCGCAAATTTATGATGGTTATCAGTCGGTGTCGCCACTGCCGTTAGATTTTCTCGACCGACAGCCGGTGTACCAACTGTATACTTTGCTCAACCGGGCAAGACTGTTTGGCGGTCAACACCTGGTGATTGCACAGAAGGCAATGGACAGACTCCTCGCGGCGTAA
- the hxpB gene encoding hexitol phosphatase HxpB, which translates to MSTPRQILAAIFDMDGLLIDSEPLWDRAELDVLSSVGVDITRRHELPDTLGLRIDMVVDLWFAQQPWNGPSRQEVTDRVITRAIALVEETRPLLPGVKEAIALCKAQGLKVGLASASPLHMLEKVLAMFDLRESFDALASAEKLPYSKPHPQVYIDCAAKLGVDPLCCVALEDSVNGMVASKAARMRSIVVPDKEVRHDPRYILADVRLNSLTELTLADLRG; encoded by the coding sequence ATGTCAACCCCGCGTCAAATTCTTGCGGCAATATTCGATATGGATGGATTACTGATTGATTCCGAGCCGCTGTGGGATCGGGCTGAACTGGACGTACTGTCCAGCGTCGGCGTCGATATCACTCGTCGTCATGAACTCCCGGATACGCTGGGGCTGCGCATCGATATGGTTGTTGATCTCTGGTTTGCCCAGCAACCGTGGAACGGGCCGAGCCGCCAGGAGGTCACCGATCGCGTCATTACCCGCGCTATCGCCCTGGTTGAAGAGACGCGTCCGCTACTGCCTGGCGTCAAAGAGGCTATCGCGTTGTGTAAAGCACAAGGTTTGAAGGTGGGACTGGCGTCAGCGTCCCCTCTACATATGCTGGAAAAAGTCCTGGCGATGTTTGACCTGCGGGAGAGCTTCGATGCCCTCGCCTCTGCGGAAAAACTGCCCTACAGCAAACCCCATCCTCAGGTTTATATCGACTGTGCGGCAAAACTGGGCGTCGACCCGTTATGCTGTGTCGCGCTGGAAGATTCCGTCAACGGCATGGTGGCGTCTAAGGCAGCACGGATGCGCTCTATCGTCGTGCCGGATAAAGAGGTGCGACACGATCCGCGCTATATCCTCGCCGACGTCAGGCTCAATTCACTCACGGAACTGACCCTCGCCGATTTACGCGGCTAA
- the kduD gene encoding 2-dehydro-3-deoxy-D-gluconate 5-dehydrogenase KduD, protein MILDAFRLTGKVAIVTGCDTGLGQGMAVALAQAGCDIVSVNRKIPHDTAAKVEALGRRFFTIQADLSQQEVIAGVVAQAVEKFGHIDILVNNAGTIRREDALNFSEKDWDEVMNLNLKSLFFLSQAVARQFIAQGQGGKIINIASMLSFQGGIRVPSYTASKSGVLGITRLLANEWAQHQINVNAIAPGYMATNNTQQLREDAGRNQEIVDRIPAGRWGTPEDLQGPVVFLASPASDYINGYTLAVDGGWLAR, encoded by the coding sequence ATGATTCTGGATGCATTTCGTCTCACAGGTAAAGTCGCCATCGTCACCGGTTGTGATACCGGACTTGGACAAGGGATGGCGGTTGCACTGGCGCAAGCCGGTTGTGACATCGTCAGCGTGAACCGCAAAATTCCTCATGACACCGCCGCCAAAGTAGAAGCGCTGGGACGCCGCTTTTTCACCATTCAGGCCGATCTGAGCCAGCAGGAGGTCATCGCGGGCGTTGTCGCCCAGGCGGTTGAGAAATTCGGTCACATCGACATTCTGGTGAACAACGCCGGAACCATTCGTCGCGAAGACGCGCTCAATTTCAGCGAAAAGGACTGGGACGAGGTGATGAACCTGAATCTCAAGTCGCTCTTCTTTCTCTCCCAGGCCGTGGCACGCCAGTTCATCGCTCAGGGCCAGGGCGGCAAAATCATTAATATCGCCTCAATGCTATCGTTTCAGGGCGGGATTCGCGTCCCGTCCTATACGGCCTCAAAGAGCGGCGTGCTGGGCATTACCCGACTGTTAGCCAACGAATGGGCGCAGCATCAGATTAACGTCAACGCCATCGCCCCCGGCTACATGGCGACCAACAATACCCAACAACTGCGGGAAGATGCCGGGCGCAATCAAGAGATTGTCGATCGTATCCCGGCGGGTCGTTGGGGAACGCCAGAGGATCTGCAAGGCCCGGTCGTTTTCCTCGCATCACCCGCGTCGGATTACATCAACGGCTATACGCTTGCCGTCGATGGCGGTTGGTTAGCGCGATAA
- a CDS encoding metal-dependent hydrolase codes for MTAEGHLLFSIACAVFAKNAELTPVLAQGDWWHIVPSAIMTCLLPDIDHPKSFLGQRLKWVSKPIARAFGHRGFTHSLLAVFALLATFYLKVPESWVIPADALQGMVVGYLSHIAADMLTPAGVPLLWPCRWRFRLPILVPQKGNQLERFLCMALFAWAVWMPQTLPQNSAVRWSSDMINTLQWQFNRFIKHQIDQ; via the coding sequence ATGACGGCGGAAGGTCACCTCCTCTTTTCAATTGCCTGCGCGGTGTTCGCTAAAAACGCGGAGCTGACGCCCGTGCTCGCACAGGGTGACTGGTGGCATATTGTTCCCTCCGCGATTATGACCTGTCTGTTACCGGACATCGATCACCCAAAGTCATTCCTCGGTCAGCGCCTGAAATGGGTTTCGAAACCGATCGCCCGGGCGTTTGGTCATCGCGGATTTACCCACAGTCTGCTGGCCGTCTTTGCGCTACTGGCCACCTTCTACCTGAAAGTACCGGAGAGTTGGGTCATCCCCGCCGACGCCTTACAGGGCATGGTGGTGGGCTATCTGAGTCATATTGCTGCAGACATGCTGACGCCAGCGGGCGTCCCCCTGCTCTGGCCCTGTCGCTGGCGCTTTCGCCTGCCGATTCTGGTCCCGCAGAAGGGTAATCAGCTGGAGCGATTTCTCTGCATGGCACTGTTTGCCTGGGCGGTATGGATGCCACAAACCTTGCCCCAGAACAGTGCAGTTCGCTGGTCATCCGATATGATTAACACGCTGCAATGGCAGTTCAATCGCTTTATAAAACATCAAATCGACCAGTAA
- a CDS encoding cation:dicarboxylase symporter family transporter codes for MNFPLIANIVVFVILLFVLAQARHKQWSLAKKVLVGLVMGVVFGLALHTIYGSDSQVLKDSVQWFNIVGNGYVQLLQMIVMPLVFASILSAVARLHNASQLGKISFLTIGTLLFTTLIAALVGVLVTNLFGLTAEGLVQGGAETARLNAIETNYVGKVADLSVPQLVLSFVPKNPFADLTGANPTSIISVVIFAAFLGVAALKLLKDDAPKGERVLTAIDTLQSWVMKLVRLVMQLTPYGVLALMTKVVAGSNLQDIIKLGSFVIASYLGLGIMFVVHGVLLGVNGVSPLKYFRKVWPVLTFAFTSRSSAASIPLNVEAQTRRLGVPESIASFAASFGATIGQNGCAGLYPAMLAVMVAPTVGINPLDPLWIATLVGIVTVSSAGVAGVGGGATFAALIVLPAMGLPVTLVALLISVEPLIDMGRTALNVSGSMTAGTLTSQWLKQTDKTILDSEDDAELAHH; via the coding sequence ATGAATTTTCCATTAATCGCGAACATCGTGGTGTTCGTCATTCTGCTGTTTGTGCTGGCGCAAGCCCGTCATAAACAGTGGAGTCTGGCAAAGAAAGTACTGGTTGGTCTGGTCATGGGCGTGGTCTTTGGCCTTGCGCTGCACACCATTTATGGTTCTGACAGCCAGGTGCTGAAAGATTCCGTCCAGTGGTTCAACATCGTCGGTAACGGCTACGTTCAACTGCTGCAAATGATCGTTATGCCGCTGGTCTTCGCCTCGATTCTGAGCGCGGTCGCCCGTCTGCATAATGCCTCTCAGTTGGGAAAAATCAGCTTCCTGACCATCGGTACTCTGCTGTTCACCACGCTGATTGCCGCGCTGGTCGGGGTGCTGGTGACCAACCTGTTTGGTCTGACCGCCGAGGGCCTGGTACAAGGTGGCGCAGAGACGGCACGTCTGAATGCCATTGAAACCAACTATGTCGGTAAAGTGGCCGATCTCAGCGTTCCACAGCTGGTGCTTTCGTTTGTACCGAAAAACCCGTTTGCCGATCTGACCGGCGCAAACCCAACCTCTATCATCAGCGTGGTGATTTTTGCCGCCTTCCTCGGTGTCGCGGCACTGAAATTGCTCAAAGATGACGCGCCAAAAGGCGAACGCGTGCTGACCGCTATCGACACGCTGCAAAGCTGGGTGATGAAACTGGTTCGCCTGGTCATGCAGTTAACGCCATACGGCGTCCTGGCGCTGATGACCAAAGTGGTGGCCGGTTCCAACCTGCAGGACATCATTAAGCTGGGCAGTTTTGTTATCGCCTCTTACCTCGGTCTGGGCATTATGTTCGTCGTCCACGGCGTGCTGCTTGGCGTAAACGGCGTGAGCCCGCTCAAGTACTTCCGCAAAGTGTGGCCGGTTCTGACCTTCGCCTTCACCAGTCGCTCCAGCGCGGCCTCTATCCCGCTGAACGTGGAAGCGCAAACCCGCCGTCTGGGCGTGCCGGAATCTATCGCCAGCTTCGCCGCCTCCTTCGGTGCGACGATCGGCCAGAACGGCTGTGCCGGTTTGTATCCGGCCATGCTGGCCGTTATGGTGGCGCCGACGGTTGGCATTAACCCGCTGGATCCGCTCTGGATTGCGACGCTGGTCGGTATTGTTACCGTCAGCTCCGCCGGGGTAGCCGGTGTCGGTGGCGGTGCCACTTTCGCTGCGCTGATTGTACTGCCGGCGATGGGCCTGCCTGTCACGCTGGTCGCGCTGCTCATCTCCGTTGAGCCGCTGATCGACATGGGTCGTACCGCACTGAACGTCAGCGGTTCGATGACCGCCGGTACGCTGACCAGCCAGTGGCTGAAGCAAACCGATAAAACCATTCTGGATAGTGAAGACGACGCCGAACTGGCGCATCACTAA
- the cedA gene encoding cell division activator CedA gives MKQLMMKPLRQQNRPVISYVPHVEPAPPEHAIKMDAFRDVWILRGKYVAFVLMGESFQRSPTFSEAESAQRWANQVRQENEIAD, from the coding sequence GTGAAGCAATTAATGATGAAACCTCTTCGCCAACAAAATCGCCCGGTTATTAGCTATGTTCCGCATGTCGAACCTGCACCGCCCGAACATGCGATAAAAATGGACGCGTTTCGTGACGTGTGGATCTTGCGCGGAAAGTATGTCGCGTTTGTCTTAATGGGGGAGTCGTTCCAGAGATCGCCGACGTTTAGCGAGGCGGAATCGGCCCAGCGCTGGGCAAATCAGGTTCGTCAGGAAAACGAAATAGCAGATTAA
- the chbG gene encoding chitin disaccharide deacetylase, with protein sequence MERLLIVNADDFGLSKGQNYGIVEACRHGVVTSTTALVNGDAIEHAVTLSRDLPTLAVGMHFVLTLGKPLTEMPGLTREGRLGKWIWQMAEEDTLPLDEIARELACQYQRFIDLFGREPTHLDSHHHVHMFPQIFPLVARFAAERNIALRIDRQPVFQAGDLPATLRSSQGFSSEFYGEEITEALFLHVLDESARLGESSLEVMCHPAFIDDTIRQSAYCYPRLTELDVLTSASLKYAIAERGYRLGSFLDV encoded by the coding sequence ATGGAACGCTTATTGATTGTAAACGCGGACGATTTTGGCCTGAGCAAAGGGCAAAACTACGGCATCGTGGAGGCCTGTCGCCACGGTGTAGTGACCTCTACTACGGCGCTGGTGAACGGTGATGCCATTGAGCATGCAGTCACGTTAAGTCGCGATCTGCCAACGCTGGCGGTGGGTATGCACTTTGTTCTGACGCTGGGAAAACCCCTGACCGAGATGCCGGGATTAACCCGTGAAGGACGTCTGGGAAAATGGATCTGGCAGATGGCAGAGGAAGATACGTTGCCACTGGACGAAATCGCCCGTGAGCTTGCCTGTCAGTATCAGCGTTTCATTGACCTGTTCGGGCGGGAGCCTACGCATCTGGATAGCCATCACCATGTGCATATGTTCCCGCAGATCTTCCCCCTCGTTGCGCGTTTTGCCGCAGAGCGCAATATTGCGCTACGCATCGATCGCCAGCCGGTGTTTCAGGCAGGGGATCTTCCGGCGACGCTGCGCAGTTCACAGGGATTCAGCAGCGAGTTTTATGGGGAAGAAATTACTGAAGCGCTGTTTCTGCATGTTCTCGACGAATCCGCAAGGCTTGGAGAATCCTCACTGGAAGTGATGTGTCACCCGGCGTTTATCGACGATACCATCCGTCAGAGCGCCTATTGTTACCCCCGTTTGACTGAGCTGGACGTACTGACCTCGGCATCGCTCAAGTATGCGATTGCGGAACGCGGCTACCGTCTGGGCAGTTTTCTTGATGTCTGA
- a CDS encoding 6-phospho-beta-glucosidase (catalyzes the fromation of N-acetyl-D-glucosamine and N-acetyl-D-glucosamine-6-phosphate from diacetylchitobiose-6-phosphate) encodes MSQKLKVVTIGGGSSYTPELLEGFIKRYHELPVSELWLVDVEGGEEKLDIIYQLCQRMIEKAGVPMKVFKTLDRREALKDADFVTTQLRVGQLKARELDERIPLSHGYLGQETNGAGGLFKGLRTIPVIFDIIKDVEALCPNAWVINFTNPAGMVTEAVYRHTSFKRFIGVCNIPVGMKMFIHDVLALKESDDLSIDLFGLNHMVFIKDVIVNGQSRFAELLDGVASGQLKASTVKNIFDLPFSEGLIRSLNLLPCSYLLYYFKQKEMLAIEMGEYYKGGARAQVVQQVEKQLFDLYKNPELNVKPKELEQRGGAYYSDAACEVINAIFNDKQTEHYVNIPHHGHVDNIPADWAVEMTCTLGRDGATPTPRITHFDEKVLGLIYTIKGFEVAASNAALSGEFNDVLLALNLSPLVHSDHDAEGLARELILAHEKWLPNFAGCIAKLKGAQH; translated from the coding sequence ATGAGCCAGAAATTAAAAGTCGTCACCATTGGTGGCGGGAGCAGTTACACCCCGGAATTGCTGGAAGGATTTATTAAGCGCTACCACGAATTGCCAGTTTCCGAATTGTGGCTGGTTGACGTCGAAGGCGGCGAAGAAAAACTGGATATTATTTACCAACTTTGCCAGCGCATGATTGAAAAAGCTGGCGTACCGATGAAGGTGTTTAAGACTCTGGATCGCCGCGAAGCGCTGAAAGATGCCGATTTCGTAACCACGCAACTGCGTGTAGGACAATTGAAAGCGCGTGAACTGGATGAGCGTATTCCGCTGAGCCACGGTTATCTGGGTCAGGAGACCAACGGTGCTGGTGGCCTGTTTAAAGGACTGCGCACCATCCCGGTGATTTTTGACATCATTAAAGATGTGGAAGCGCTGTGTCCGAATGCATGGGTGATTAACTTTACTAACCCGGCTGGCATGGTGACTGAGGCGGTCTATCGCCATACGAGCTTCAAACGCTTTATTGGTGTGTGCAACATTCCGGTAGGGATGAAGATGTTCATCCACGATGTGTTGGCGCTGAAAGAGAGTGACGACCTGTCTATCGACCTGTTCGGCCTCAACCATATGGTGTTCATCAAAGATGTGATCGTTAATGGCCAGTCACGCTTTGCCGAACTGTTGGATGGCGTAGCCTCGGGCCAGCTTAAAGCATCTACGGTGAAAAACATTTTTGATCTGCCGTTCAGCGAAGGGCTGATTCGCTCCCTGAATCTGCTGCCATGCTCGTATCTGCTGTACTACTTCAAGCAAAAAGAGATGCTGGCGATTGAGATGGGGGAATACTACAAGGGCGGTGCGCGGGCACAGGTCGTGCAGCAGGTCGAGAAGCAGCTGTTCGATCTGTATAAGAACCCGGAACTGAACGTTAAGCCGAAGGAACTGGAACAGCGTGGTGGTGCGTACTACTCTGACGCAGCCTGTGAAGTTATTAATGCGATTTTCAATGACAAGCAGACCGAGCATTACGTCAACATTCCGCATCACGGTCACGTTGATAATATTCCGGCTGACTGGGCGGTTGAGATGACCTGCACGCTGGGCCGCGACGGGGCGACGCCGACGCCACGCATCACCCATTTTGACGAGAAAGTGTTGGGATTGATCTATACCATCAAAGGCTTTGAAGTGGCTGCCAGCAACGCGGCGCTGAGCGGTGAGTTTAACGACGTGCTGCTGGCGCTGAACCTGAGTCCGCTGGTGCATTCGGATCACGACGCAGAAGGTCTGGCGCGTGAACTGATACTGGCACACGAAAAGTGGTTGCCAAACTTTGCCGGGTGCATTGCGAAGCTGAAAGGCGCACAACACTAA
- the chbR gene encoding transcriptional regulator ChbR: MQLQATAPEITIAREQQLFNGKNFHVFIYNKTESACGLHQHDYYEFTLVLTGRYYQEINGKRVLLERGDFVFVPLGSHHQSFYEFGATRILNVGISKRFFEQHYSPLMPFCFVASQVYRTNSAFLTYVETVIASLNFRDTGLEEFVEVVTFYIINRLRHYREEQVLDDIPQWLKATVETMHNKAQFGENALENMVSLSAKSQEYLTRATQRYYSKTPMQLINEIRINFAKKQLEMTNYSVTDIAYEAGYSSPSLFIKTFKKMTSFTPNSYRKKLTQYNQ; the protein is encoded by the coding sequence ATGCAACTACAGGCTACCGCACCGGAAATCACCATTGCCCGTGAACAGCAGTTGTTTAACGGTAAAAATTTCCATGTCTTTATCTACAACAAGACAGAGAGCGCCTGCGGTCTGCATCAGCACGATTACTATGAATTTACGCTGGTGCTCACGGGGCGCTATTACCAGGAGATCAACGGTAAACGCGTGCTGCTGGAACGGGGTGATTTTGTGTTTGTCCCGCTCGGTTCGCACCATCAGAGCTTCTACGAGTTCGGCGCGACGCGTATTCTCAACGTTGGCATCAGTAAACGTTTTTTTGAACAGCACTACAGCCCGCTCATGCCGTTCTGTTTTGTGGCATCGCAGGTCTATCGCACCAACAGCGCATTTTTAACCTATGTCGAGACGGTTATCGCGTCGCTCAACTTTCGTGATACCGGACTGGAAGAGTTTGTCGAAGTGGTCACCTTTTACATTATCAACCGTCTGCGTCATTATCGTGAAGAACAGGTTCTTGATGATATTCCACAGTGGCTGAAAGCCACCGTGGAAACCATGCACAATAAAGCGCAGTTTGGTGAAAATGCTCTGGAAAATATGGTTTCCCTGTCCGCAAAATCTCAGGAATACCTGACGCGAGCGACCCAGCGTTATTACAGCAAAACGCCGATGCAATTGATTAATGAAATTCGCATCAACTTTGCCAAGAAACAGCTGGAGATGACGAACTACTCCGTAACGGATATTGCCTATGAAGCGGGATACAGTAGTCCAAGCCTGTTTATTAAAACGTTTAAAAAAATGACGTCATTTACGCCTAATAGCTACAGAAAAAAACTCACGCAATATAATCAGTAA
- the chbA gene encoding PTS N,N'-diacetylchitobiose transporter subunit IIA, translating into MMDLDNITDTQAEAEELEEVVMGLIINSGQARSLAYAALKQAKQGDFDAAKTMMEQSRMALNEAHLVQTKLIEGDQGEGKMKVSLVLVHAQDHLMTSMLARELVAELIELHEKLK; encoded by the coding sequence ATGATGGATCTCGATAATATTACCGATACGCAGGCCGAAGCCGAAGAGCTCGAAGAAGTGGTGATGGGGCTTATCATCAACTCCGGGCAGGCGCGCAGCCTGGCCTACGCGGCGTTAAAGCAGGCGAAGCAGGGCGACTTCGACGCGGCGAAAACGATGATGGAGCAGTCGCGCATGGCGCTGAATGAAGCGCATCTGGTGCAGACGAAACTGATTGAAGGCGATCAGGGCGAAGGTAAAATGAAAGTCAGTCTGGTTCTGGTTCACGCGCAGGATCACCTGATGACGTCAATGCTGGCACGCGAACTGGTGGCAGAGTTGATTGAGCTTCACGAGAAGCTGAAATAG
- the chbC gene encoding PTS N,N'-diacetylchitobiose transporter subunit IIC produces MSNVIASLEKVLLPFAVKIGKQPHVNAIKNGFIRLMPLTLAGAMFVLINNVFLSFGEGSFFYSLGVRLDASTIENLNSLKGIGGNVYNGTLGIMSLMAPFFIGMALAEERKVDALAAGLLSVAAFMTVTPYSVGEAYAVGANWLGGANIISGIIIGLVVAEMFTFIVHRNWVIKLPDSVPASVSRSFSALIPGFIILSVMGIIAWALTTWGTNFHQIIMDTISTPLASLGSVVGWAYVLFVPLLWFFGIHGSLALTALDSGIMTPWALENISIYQQYGSVDAALAAGKTFHVWAKPMLDSYIFLGGSGATLGLIIAIFIASRRADYRQVAKLALPSGLFQINEPILFGLPIIMNPVMFIPFILVQPILAAITLIAYYLGIIPPITNIAPWTMPTGLGAFFNTNGSVAALLVALFNLGIATLIYLPFVVVANKAQNAIDKEESEEDIANALKF; encoded by the coding sequence ATGAGTAACGTCATTGCTTCACTTGAAAAGGTACTCCTTCCTTTTGCTGTCAAAATAGGAAAGCAGCCACACGTTAATGCAATCAAAAACGGCTTTATTCGCTTAATGCCATTAACCCTCGCGGGGGCCATGTTTGTATTAATTAATAACGTTTTCCTGAGCTTTGGGGAGGGGTCGTTTTTTTATTCCCTCGGCGTTCGGCTGGATGCTTCAACCATTGAAAACCTCAATAGTCTGAAAGGCATCGGCGGAAACGTTTATAACGGTACGCTGGGCATTATGTCACTGATGGCGCCATTCTTTATCGGTATGGCGCTGGCGGAAGAACGCAAAGTCGACGCCCTGGCGGCCGGTCTGCTATCGGTTGCGGCCTTTATGACCGTAACGCCTTATAGCGTGGGCGAAGCCTATGCGGTAGGGGCGAACTGGCTGGGCGGCGCGAATATCATTTCCGGTATTATTATCGGTCTGGTCGTCGCGGAAATGTTTACCTTTATTGTTCATCGCAACTGGGTCATCAAATTACCTGATAGCGTACCGGCATCCGTCTCCCGTTCATTCTCTGCATTGATTCCGGGCTTTATTATCCTCTCGGTGATGGGGATCATTGCCTGGGCGCTGACGACCTGGGGAACCAACTTCCACCAGATCATTATGGACACCATCTCTACACCGCTGGCATCGCTGGGCAGTGTGGTTGGCTGGGCGTACGTGCTCTTTGTTCCGCTGCTGTGGTTCTTCGGTATCCACGGTTCACTGGCGCTGACGGCGCTCGACAGCGGCATCATGACGCCGTGGGCGTTGGAAAACATCTCTATCTATCAGCAGTACGGTTCAGTGGATGCCGCGCTGGCTGCCGGTAAGACGTTCCACGTCTGGGCCAAGCCGATGCTCGACTCCTATATTTTCCTCGGCGGCAGCGGCGCAACGCTGGGTCTGATCATCGCGATTTTCATCGCCTCTCGCCGTGCGGATTATCGCCAGGTGGCGAAGCTGGCGTTACCTTCTGGTCTTTTCCAGATTAACGAACCGATTCTGTTTGGTCTGCCGATCATCATGAACCCGGTGATGTTCATCCCGTTCATTCTGGTACAACCGATTCTGGCCGCGATTACGCTGATAGCTTACTACCTGGGTATCATCCCGCCGATTACTAACATCGCGCCGTGGACCATGCCAACCGGGCTGGGGGCCTTCTTTAACACCAACGGCAGCGTTGCTGCTCTGCTGGTCGCCTTGTTCAACTTAGGGATAGCAACGCTGATTTACCTGCCGTTCGTAGTGGTTGCGAACAAAGCGCAGAACGCTATCGACAAGGAAGAGAGCGAAGAAGATATCGCTAATGCACTGAAATTTTAA
- the chbB gene encoding PTS N,N'-diacetylchitobiose transporter subunit IIB translates to MEKKHIYLFCSAGMSTSLLVSKMRAQAEKYEVPVIIDAFPETLAGEKGPNADVVLLGPQIAYMLPEIQRLLPNKPVEVIDSLLYGKVDGLGVLKAAVAAIKKAAAN, encoded by the coding sequence ATGGAAAAGAAACACATTTATCTGTTTTGCTCTGCGGGTATGTCTACCTCTTTGTTAGTGTCAAAGATGCGCGCGCAGGCGGAAAAGTATGAAGTCCCGGTTATTATTGATGCATTCCCGGAAACGCTTGCCGGTGAAAAAGGACCCAACGCCGACGTGGTATTATTAGGTCCACAAATTGCTTATATGTTGCCCGAAATTCAGCGTTTGTTACCGAACAAACCTGTAGAAGTGATTGACTCGCTGCTGTATGGCAAAGTCGATGGTTTAGGCGTGCTTAAGGCTGCTGTTGCAGCAATTAAAAAAGCCGCTGCAAATTAA
- the osmE gene encoding osmotically-inducible lipoprotein OsmE yields the protein MNRTIAGIFSAAAVLTMLAGCTAYDRTKDQFVQPVVKDVKKGMSRAQVAQIAGKPSSEVSMIHARGTCQTYILGQRDGKAETYFVALDDTGHVVNSGYQSCAEYDTDPQAAK from the coding sequence ATGAACAGGACTATTGCAGGAATTTTCAGTGCAGCAGCGGTATTAACAATGCTTGCAGGGTGTACGGCGTACGATCGTACCAAAGACCAATTTGTCCAGCCTGTGGTCAAAGATGTGAAAAAAGGCATGAGTCGCGCGCAGGTTGCACAGATTGCCGGGAAACCGTCGTCTGAAGTGAGCATGATCCATGCTCGCGGTACCTGTCAGACCTACATCCTGGGTCAACGTGATGGTAAAGCTGAAACCTATTTCGTGGCGCTGGATGATACCGGTCATGTTGTCAACTCAGGCTACCAGAGCTGCGCTGAGTACGACACCGACCCGCAGGCGGCGAAGTAG